CGCTTGCTTCAAAGTGTATATAAGCAGTAATATCTACTACACCTCTAACATTGAAAAACTTGTGAGGCGGATGGTTGGTTCAAGGTTTTGTACACAAGTCAACAGTTTTTAGGTACATACAATAGTCAGGGAGCCTATCGTGATGTTATAAAGTAATGTACGCTTTTATGGAAGAGAGTCGAGAGTTCCACATCTCCTAAACTACAAATTCAATATCATCTCAAGTGTTAAAAACCTATGCAGGCATTACTTGAGCTGAAGAGTGATCTAAAGGAATAGGTAAACATGTACACGCTATAAACATATTCCACCTTCTTGATACAGTCGGGTAAAAAACTCCTTGGTCATTTGTTATATTAACGCAGTTACCCATGGATCCTGATGTTAAAGGTTAATGATTTATGAACACAGTAATTTGAAAACATTGTAatgaacattatatttaaaatctcataaattgCTCCACAAAAAAGAcgatgtaataaattaattaatgtgaaCAGTTTTTTGTAATTACCAATTACGTGAAGTTATAGACCAGCAATATGCACAGCCAATAATGATAATGTATTTCTAACGCGTATCGCTAATTTCCTGTGAAGATAACGATGAGGTTGGTAGGTTTGTTGCGGGTTCaatctaaatctaaatcttCAAACTTTGATACTTGCAATATGCTGTATATCATGAGAAGcaaagttttagtttattatgttaccgaaagtaaattgttttattgtgtagATGAAgatcatattattttctttgtttcctTCCCAAGTAATAAAACTTTGAGTaagctatttgtttttaatataccGCTTTTATCTCGACAAATGAATTAACAGTCGGTGACCAGAAACTTAGCTGGGTTGGTTCGTTAGGGCAAAACTACCCATAATCCCACTACACCATCTGACTAAGCaaggaaattttaatttcaccCATTTATCTTTTACTGAGAATTTACAATACTCTCAAACACTCCTCTAACTCATTCTTCGTCAGTTGCACAAGTGTCACGGATTCTTTCCACAGTCTTTCCGCCGTATCTTCACAGTACGCACGTTTCACTGCTCTGCTGACCCTGCAATTCTGGAAGTATCCCCCACTCACTTCACCAGCCTTCTTATCTAACGCTACATGTAACGCGGTTTGGGCACCCAACCACGGAGTCTTAAACATACAGTTGATGACCAACTTTAGGAAGAATCCTATGACTTTGTTCCCAGAGTCGAAGATCCTTGTTCCCACTGCACCTGGATCCACATTATTCACCACAACGTGTGAACCTTTTAGTTCTTTAGCTAATTGATTCCCGAATAACACAAGACACAATTTGCTGTTTCCGTAGATCTGAAGTCGGAACCAATAATTTGTGAGGTTCAGGTTGTCAATGTCCACTTGACCGATGTTGTGTAGAACAGATGTTGTTAACAGAATCCTACTCGGCTCTCCTTTCTTCCCAGACTTCTTTAGCAGCGGTAGTAGCAACAGCGTCAGCAAGAATGCTCCGTAGTAATTAACTTGCATGATAAAGTTCATTCCATCAGGCGTTAGGAAGTCCCCCGGTACTCCGATACCCgcattgttaattaatatatctAATCTGTCTTCGTTTTGTACAATATCTGCAGCAAACTTCCTAATAGATTTTAAAGATCCAAGGtctaatagtttaaatattacgtTTTCATTTTCTGTTTCTTGCACTATTTGTTTCCTTGCGTTAATACCTTCTTTTTCGAATGGGCACGCTACTATCACTTTAGCCCCTCTGTCAGCTAGGTCTGTGGCTATGTGCAGGCCCATTCCTGCTGTGCCACCTGTTACTATAACTGTTTTTCCTTCTAAACGTTTTCTTGAAATACATATCGCGTTGGTGCTTTTCTGAACTACTGCTACAATTAATATCAGTATGATAATAATTGCAATCATAAGCAAAAATCCGTACATAGTCGGTTCGTGTCTGAGTGCTGTTCTAAAGCAAACTGTTTTATTGAATGTAGTTTCTCAAATATAAGGATGTTAGAGAGACAAACAAGTACTATTGACTCTTCATCAGCGTGGGATTGTGTTTGTATAGTTTTTTCCGAAAATGTTTTGCTGAACagattataaatatatgtttattattgCATACTCACCTAATGATTACTACGAATCACATAATCAATTAATGAAAATActattcaaatactttttgttactAAGTTATCAAGACACTTCAGATAGTTGCGCACTAATGCTCCAATACTTCAAAAGTCAGGCATTAAGCAAGTGGTAATATAATAAGCGCATACTACAGTACTTTGGCCAAATCCTTGGACGAGATACCAACTCTATTGAAGGGATGGTCGTCCAGGGCAAAACGGAAGGCACTAGATCAAGTGTAAGGTCACCTACGCGTTGGACAGATCGAGAGAAGTCCAAATTAGGAAGCCACGGATTTTATTGGGTCATGGTCAGAGATTCCCCGAAAAGGCAAAGGCTCTGAGAGCTGTTTTTGCCTCCTTAGGTAACACAAAGACCTCATTGAGAGGTATACATATAGGCATATAGGAAGATATTAAAGGGGAAAAAAGTAAATTcggaataaacaaataaattatttattcaaaacataataTAGCTACACTGTtcttgtagatatttataatttatttgtattataaatctaataattataactaactAGGATATTCGATAATAATGACTTAGATtacagaatatattaaaatattattatcacacTATTATTATGGTCAtgacacattttttgtaatacttttacatattttttattggcgTATATTTATTTCCCAGATTAAGAACTATAGTAAAATCCCTAAAATTTTACTAAACACCcactaaaatgtatttagttaaATTCCTTTAGAAGGCAACTTCGgcaaagtaatatttatagtaaagtagtttaatagtaagtaatatatttattggcaattttttcttttgtccaaAAAGGAGTATTTTCAGTTTGTTTAATGTTAGTTTGTTTATTCTCTCATATGTTCTAAATACGCAAATCGATTGTGATGTATGGGACATTGTCGAAATAATCACATCGTGGCGCGTGACGATGACTGTGTGctgacaaaaaaatgttagaaaatttgcttgttatatacatattatattttcttaaaagtattttgttaccACCACACCAATGCTCCTAATAGTCGTTtatatacaacacaaaaaataagtttttaataacttattctaCATGATGAAGGCATTAATTGTCTACAGTGAAGaatacgtttaaattaaaaatatgtggaATAAAACCTTAATAAGTGCATTTACAAAGCTTTTAACTATCTTATAGTCTGTTAACGTACAttgtatcattataatattttatgaactcaattataaaaaatcggaaatataaaactatcagcAGGTATTTTACACGATAagcaaaaaaacttattaaaatcatttaaatattgtcaTTACATAGACTTAGGAAAATAATACGTCAGGAGTAATTTACACGAGAGTGGCCTTGCCATTgacaatacataatattttataaatatacgcttacgttacaatttattttgtcacAAAGACACGCTCAACATATTGCTGTCTCTGTCTTCCTTACGGCACATGTATAAGTGCATCTCGCTCAATTTTGTACCACATTTTGGACGCGCCTGGATGCATCGCCCGATAATATCGCtaattgaaaacataaatagTATTGTCTTATGTGGTAACGTATAAAAAGTCACATTCTTACACAAACAATTATACAGTCATCCATATTTCCAAAAGTTTAtacaaatgtaatatttctaTACTCACGCTCGTACAACTGATTAGACAGTACGAGAAATATCGTGCGGGTATAATACATGGCTGGCAATGTTATATCACTTTTGTTTCCAGATCTGCGTGGCTtcgcaatgtattacaactagCACAATATTTCTCAATGAGCCCTTAATTTCGAATCACACATACTTAGGCTAGATCTCGACATTTGCGTCACGTGGTATACAAAGGCTCAGCGTAGAGTCTGGTTGGCACTGATATCTGGCTGGCCGCCACTGGAGGAGGCTCTCTGCTTATCAGCAAGGCTTCACGAGCTCGTCTCTTGGCTATTAGaaggaagaaaagaaaaattaatacaataataggCATCGGTCACAATGACAAACAATGTAGAGATTTAGAAGTTACAGGAATGATCGGATTCTGtccttattttatatttgattttctttttgagatattatttttactttctatgtatttttacttatcagttaatgtaatattatacgTACATATatctgataaatataaatacattgttgtatacaaaaaagaatataattgttttttttaataaagttttcataGTAGAGATTAACTCAGTAAGAGTTTTCTTCGACCAAAACTTTGACACATTGCGACTTGCAGGTAATGGGCATCGATAGTGCAGAACAAAGATAATATATgcacataaataatataacacacgataagtatatacatatatctaatTAAGTACAATGATTAATCATCATCTATAGACTCCTGCCTGAGcaatatagatatttataaatggcCTCAAAGGTCAATGATTTAACATCGCATAATGCAGGAACTTTGCTAGCtttttaagtagtatttttattcaagtgcAAGCAAACACTTGACTCTCCAAATATGTTTAGAGTACAAGACTATGTAATTAACTCTCGATTCAGGGTCTCGCTTGACGTATTTTAGCATAATTTGATATACTTGGTCATGACTGAGTGTTTGTATCTCATTGCCTACTATGACGTGAGCATTTCGTAAACTACGTCAATTATGTAAAAAGTAGTTACGCTCCAAAAAATCCAGCTAAGCTAAGAATTTGTATGAACGTCATAGAGTCACAAAAACACCAAGTACGTTTGTAATCTAAATGAAGTTATGAGAACTTACCACTTGAATGCATACAACATAGTACAAGGGTGGCTATGAATGCAGCAAACGGTAGCACGCCAGCCAAAGCCAGCAATGCATGTTGCGCCGGCGAATATTTCGTCCGGGACACTCCGCAGCTAGTTATGTTTTGTACGTTGAAGTTTTCGAGAATCTCTTGGAATTCTGTTCCTAAAGCACGGATGGTTGCTTTCATTGCTTTCGGGGTTAATGCTTCCCCGGACTCCACTTTTCTGAATTGGAAGCATGGCCTgagaataaaaatgtagagttaaaaTGAATCGATAGCACATAGCAATACCTAAGTAGGATCTTTTTggaaacattttgtttgtaaatgaaacaaaacgtaatttagGTCTTTATAAAGGCTTTTATTTACCTACTATcagaatgtaaaacaaaaaactcgAATGTATGCGAGTCACGGCACGAAATAGTATTCCTATAAATTTGAGCGATAGCGTTGTTAACGAGAATTGTCTACAAGGGCagcttgtataatattatttctcatcagtctataatttaaatactaaccCAGGGTTGGCGTAGAAGGCGTTATTGGAGTCATGTAGTTGCATCCTGAGTCCTTTTTGCGCAAGCGCGGCTGTCATTCTGTCTCGGAGCGCGGCATATTTCTGTTTGGTACCACCAATCATCACCAGGCGAAGGAGATCACGTTCTCTCACCACCACTACCTGGGGTATCAAAAGGGGATATGAAAATGCACAAAAAAGTGATTATAAGCTATGTTGCCATGACAAGCACTCACGttgctataattttttttcagccTTTTAGATTCAATAATTAGATTTGTTGCCTTTATTACATATAGTTTATTAGTAATTCGACACTTACCTCTACTAAAATATCTGTAAATCTCTCTTGATCATTGGAGTTGTTAGCTCGAACCAGTATCCTGAATACatggaatttatattatttacatgacATAAGAACAACATACGAACTCGTTAGAAGTATATTGAAATATGTACAATCATACCTAAATATCCCATCAGCGTAATGTATCAAATTTTTCATAATCTTCAAGTCTCCAGTCATATTGTTAAGGACAATCACTTCTGTGATATTGTTTAAAGATTTACCCTTTATAGGTGATATGAAAGTCATGTTCACAATGCTGTAGTGAATAGGTTTGGCGTCGGGATCTTTGTCTGTAGCTTTTACTGAAGCTATGAGTGTATCTATTGGTACGTTGAGTCTTACTCCAACAGTGATGTTTGCACTCTCGAACTCAGGTAGATGGTCGTCTATATCAATGATTTTTACTAACACTTGGGTTTCTGATGGgtcctaaaaaataaaatatgaatttaggTGAATGTGAGACGAAATGGAGTttagaactaaaaaaatatatgatttaaaattaaagaaacatgCCTAGATTCCCGAGACAAAAAAGGGAATATAGTTTATTAATGTGCATCTTACCAGCCTATTATATGATTTAGTCAATCGTGGCGTGGTTCCATACTTAAAGCACTTGATAGTTATCAGCTGTTTGGATACCATTTCTCTATCAAGCCTTGCCGCTGCTATTATCAACGCTTTACTGTTGTTTGTTCTTTCTAACCTCAGCAACTCGTACTCATTGCCAGCTGAAATAGATTAACACAATATATATCTCTTCtcgatttaaaaagttttctatttcatttaaattaaaatttgaattcatACCAGTAATAGCATAGTCTATAGCTGCGTTATCATCAATATCCTCATCAATTGCTTCTAGTTGTCCAATAACTGTGCCAATTGGTACCTCTTCTTTAACTGTCATAAGTAAAGGAGGATCGTcctaaaatatacgaaattaaTCTATTATAACCCATCATATACTAATGAATCCCAAAATTGGCAATTGCCAAAATATCCTTTACTTGCCAGATTTCTTCCAAAATGTGGTTTATGGTCATCAACATCAGTGACGAGAACGGTTACTATCCTAGTGCTTTGTTGGGGCGGTTGACCTCTGTCTGTTACTAGTAACACAAGGGTATAAGAAGATTTACGTTCCCTGTCCAATGACTGACGAGTCGTAATTAAGCCGGAATGGGGATCTGCAACAAGaacacatataataaataataataaatgcggacaacatcacatacattgttctgaatccaaagtaagttgctaaagcacttgtgttatggaattcagatacaacgaaggtaccacaaacacccagacccgagaaaatgtagaaatgtgcatttttacattgacccgaccggggatcgaacccgggacctcagagctagcgacaccttgaaaccggtgcgtgcgccactcaaccacggaggtcgtcgtcgACATATTTTGCAATGATTTCCTATAAAGATTTATTACACAAACAGACACAAAAGTAAACTTATGCACTAACCGACAGCAAAAGATTTTGCGTCTGGGTTGCTTGGTTGTATTGAGTAGTACAGCTGCCCTGAAGGTTGAGTAGGATCATCCGGATCACTCGCCACCACTTGGAAAACGGCTGATCCAATCGTTGCATTCTGAAAATTCACAGTAGTATTAGCATCATGTCTAGTTTTGTGGAAGTATCGGGCAAAGGTTactgttaaaacaatataacgTTAATAGATAAACTCAAATTCTCACCTCGCTAACACTAAGTATTTCACCAGCCGCCGGTCGAATAAACCTTGGTACTCCATCGTTAGCGCTGACGTCGCCAATATATAAAGATAATGATGTATCTCCTGTGTGTCCACCGCCATCTGTTGCTCCAACTAACAGTCTGTAGGGATCCGTTCGACCTCTGCCAGTCAAGTCCTTGTGAGTTGTGATTTCACCAGTTATAGCATCGATTATGAAAAGCCCTGCAATAAAAGAAtatccaaaataatttatttgttcacTTTGTGCACTTTTTAATACCGAcagttatcaatatttttataaatggagAATTCTTACCATTAGCCTCTCCTTCATCTAAGAAGTCGTATCTAATTTCTCCTCCTAAACCTTCGTCTGGGTCAGAAGCAGTAACGTTGACAACACTTATTCCAATTGGGACGTTTTCTGGCACGACAGCTGAAAATGAAACTGGCCTTAGTAAcaggttttttctttttataaatcagttttCGTTGGTGTGTTTTGTATCTCTTTTACCTGTGTAGACTTTCTTCTCAAACTCTGGTGAATTATCATCGACATCAAGAACATCTATAAGGATTGCCGCAGTGGTTTTGAGTCTGTCTGCTCCTCCACTAGGTATATCAGCTGCCTCTATTTCCAGTCTTAGAACAGATTGTCGTTCTCTGTCTAAAGTTTTGTTTTCTGCTACCTGAAATAAATCACAATTTCTGCAATATTAGTGTGAATAGTAACATCATAaacatcatatatttttttaaaaagcttacGTCGTTTATATTCGCATTGTATTTACCTGAATGGAACCAGTGACATtatcaattttgaataaatctGAGTTGTCGCCTCTTAATGTGTATCTAATATCGGAGTATCCCTTAGTTTTATCTTCATCAGTCAACACCGCATCTGCGTCATGTGCCTTTACACTAACAATAAGCTCTGGATATTTAACTGATTCTAGAACACTCACTTTATAAAGCTGAAATATAAACACCAATTAGTTTTAATAGATAATATTCTCCTGGACTACAATCTTGATaatcataacataaaataagttAAGACAAACCTCTTTTTCAAAAATCGGTGGATTATCATTAATGTTCATGACctctattataattttagccGTACTATGCCTACTGCCATCATTACTAGTAGCTTTTACAGTAACAGTCAAATTAGGAGTTGTCAAATCTTCATAATCCAAATGCTTTGTTAAAACCACCTGTCCACTTAATGGGTCGACTTGAAGCAAGCCTGTTTCTGAattaataactttgaaattgGACACTAAATGACCAGACACCGGGTCTTCGGCCATCAATACAACGACGGTGCTTCCTATCGGTTGTTCTTCCTTAATCTTATGGTATATAACGGGATTTGAACTAGTCCATCCTGAATTAGTAAATTGAGGATTTTTGTCGGCATAAGGTTGAATGTAAATTGTGTGTTCTATCATAGCAAATTGTTTCTCTTTGTTTAATTCGGCGTTCACATCAACGACTTTGATTGTCAATATAGCTATTGACGCTTGACTATAATCCAGTGTGCCATTTACAATAACTTCTCCAGTATCCTCGTTGATACGAAACATGTGTGTGTAGTCAAATGGTGAATTAGGTTTTAGTTGTACACCCGCTTTAGACAGAGCTTTGATTGGTTCCATAATGCTGTATTGTAATTTCGCGTTCACATCTGTATCATAAGCAACAATTTGTGTAACTATATCGCCTAGTTTAGCTTTCTCAGAAATATGTGTCGTTGATTCAGTAACATTGAATTTAGGAGGCTTGTCATTTACATCCTGAATAGTAACGAACACAGTAGTGGTAGCAGTTTCTGGTATTGGCATTCCACTGTCAACGGCAGATACAATTATTTCATATCGATCAGGATTTATATCTCGGTCTAGGTTTGCATCGCTGGACACCGTTATTAGACCAGTTCtgaaagataaaattaaaaatagtacacattatttttgataaaatatctgATTGTTTACTTATTGGATTTCTATCCATTTACTTACTTTTCATTGATAACAAAGTTATCCCTGGATCCCGATACGATATGATACGTCAGCAGATCATCCAATCCATCAGGGTCATTTGCTACTACCATAGTAACATTCTGCCCAGGTTTAGCATCCTCTCTTATATTCGCTTTGTAGTTCATAGGATTCAGGTCAAAGGTAAAATCTTCAGTAGTCTCAGGACTATGTTGTGAGACAGTGTACTTATAGTGATGATAGTTTCCTTTAAAGGTAGGCCTTTGATTGCCTGGAACTCCCACTCTAATGTAGACTCGAGTTTCGTTGTGAAGAGATGGGATGcctgaaatatatttaagattttatcctATGAGCTTATTACTGGATAAAGTAATAATGTagtttgttgttatatttttaatatcgtttATTGACATTACCGTAATCAGTAGCTCTCACAACCAGCTCATATTGTCCTCTAGGCGTGTCCATACTATCAACTTTATCAATAATACTTATTTCTCCTGTTTCTTCATCTATAGTGAACACATTGCCTTTGCGACTGATGCTGTTGTCGGATTCGAGTGTATATTTAATTAGACCATCACCTTGTGTGGGACCGTCTGCATCTGTGGCCTATGAAAGTAGaaaagtattaacaaaaatatttcaacataattttcaacagaacattacataaaaaaaatgttcttaccCGAACAACAAACTGGGGTTCGAAAGTAGTAGCACCATCTCTTATAGTTCTACTGTACTCCGACGCTTCGAATATCGGTGCATTATCATTCACATCCAACACTTCAACAAAAATGCTCGCTGTTGATCCTTTGCCACCTCCGTCTTTAGCGAAAATTGTTAAGctataacttttttgtttttcatagtCAAGAATTTGTTGTACGTAAATACCACCTTTGCTTTTAtcagttttaaacatattagaTCCAAACCCAGTTAAAGTGTATTCGATTTCACCAAATATTCCATAATCTCTATCGGTTGCAAACACATCACCAATTTTAGTTCCAATAGTTGCATTTTCAGGAACATTAAATTTGTAAGTGGCTTCTTCGAAAATTGGTGAGTTGTCATTCATGTCTAGAAGTTTTATGTTAACCCGAGCTGATGACAATTCCAGGCCATTGGCTGCTGTTACTATATCAAAACTGAATAAACGTAGATTTTCGTCATCAACTTCGTAATCCAATTTAGAAGAATCTTTAACTTTTATACTAATTGGAGTTCTTCCTTCGCCGTGATCGGTGCTAATTGAAAATACGTCTTCTGAATTAAACACATTTCTGAGATATAAATCGTATTTGCTGTTCTTTCCAATATCATTGTCTTCCACGTAGATGGATAGACCGGGAACTGGGCTACCATTTTCAATGTTTTCTGGAATCGATATATCGAATACATCTTTGTTAAATTTCGGAACGTGGTCATCGACGTCAGTgacaattattgttattgttgttaccGTGTAGTCAGATGGTActtcgttatttattaattccgTGGCCTGAAATTATGAATACCTCATTATTTGCTGTTAGTTAACAAGAATAATATGTAATGTACTATTAAGTTAggtaacgttaaaaaaaaacaaataatgaatcgTGAATACCTTGACAAAGAAATTGTAAACACCACCATTTTGCATCACGACATCACTTTCTCTGTCAATAGGATTGTCGGAAGCGACCAATACTGCTCGTCCGAGAGGTCTATCGGgcagtaatttaaaatactgttcGGAGTCTCCTTCGAGGGTCAAAAGAACTGGTCGTAGGTTTGCTGTGTCACCGTCCTTTGCTATAATTTCCATTATGCTTGTACCCTGAAACAGAGTTCATATGAGTTATTGAATTATGCCcaagaaattattaattaggtaattGTGTTTGAAGTATTTGTGATACTCACCGGTGGAGTGTTTTCTGGTACTGTTGCTGAAAACGGCGCATTAACAAACGCAGGTGGTTGATCTTGTACATCCCATATTGAAGCCGCCACACTAGCTAGAGCTCTTAATGGTCTGTCGGAGGCATCGGTAGCTTCTAAACTTATGATGTAAGCTGATCTGCTTTCAAAATCTAGTGGCTGGTTAAGGAAAAGTCGCACTTGATATTCATTCGGGgtaatctgaaaataaaaaagaagcaaTCTTATTGATCGAAAGAAAACACGAGTATCTCTATAAAGAAAAGATTTTCTTCTTCgaatatatataggtatactaCAAACCATATCAGTAACGACTCTGAATGTGGCGCATGCTTCAAAGTCACTTCCCTTTTCTTTGGTAGTGCACTTGACTCGTATTCTCGCATTTTCACCTTCATCTAGATctgtg
This is a stretch of genomic DNA from Trichoplusia ni isolate ovarian cell line Hi5 chromosome 6, tn1, whole genome shotgun sequence. It encodes these proteins:
- the LOC113495337 gene encoding cadherin-23 isoform X1, whose translation is MCLMTEVTVCSCELVLPEHFAFRWLLFVSCVENILRMAEIIFQRRKIATVLSDPNPLIILLVLSLLQSCWSQVINSAPHFIPQTGDMSQFSLSEDTPVGTPVYHLKGVDPENGQLRYSISGQYFSVDSLTGVVTLAKTLDREEQAFLEVIISITDEGIANTEPNTVSLRRVIPVKDVNDNPPVFHNRPYIVNISEATPVGTEIEVNPKINVTDLDEGENARIRVKCTTKEKGSDFEACATFRVVTDMITPNEYQVRLFLNQPLDFESRSAYIISLEATDASDRPLRALASVAASIWDVQDQPPAFVNAPFSATVPENTPPGTSIMEIIAKDGDTANLRPVLLTLEGDSEQYFKLLPDRPLGRAVLVASDNPIDRESDVVMQNGGVYNFFVKATELINNEVPSDYTVTTITIIVTDVDDHVPKFNKDVFDISIPENIENGSPVPGLSIYVEDNDIGKNSKYDLYLRNVFNSEDVFSISTDHGEGRTPISIKVKDSSKLDYEVDDENLRLFSFDIVTAANGLELSSARVNIKLLDMNDNSPIFEEATYKFNVPENATIGTKIGDVFATDRDYGIFGEIEYTLTGFGSNMFKTDKSKGGIYVQQILDYEKQKSYSLTIFAKDGGGKGSTASIFVEVLDVNDNAPIFEASEYSRTIRDGATTFEPQFVVRATDADGPTQGDGLIKYTLESDNSISRKGNVFTIDEETGEISIIDKVDSMDTPRGQYELVVRATDYGIPSLHNETRVYIRVGVPGNQRPTFKGNYHHYKYTVSQHSPETTEDFTFDLNPMNYKANIREDAKPGQNVTMVVANDPDGLDDLLTYHIVSGSRDNFVINEKTGLITVSSDANLDRDINPDRYEIIVSAVDSGMPIPETATTTVFVTIQDVNDKPPKFNVTESTTHISEKAKLGDIVTQIVAYDTDVNAKLQYSIMEPIKALSKAGVQLKPNSPFDYTHMFRINEDTGEVIVNGTLDYSQASIAILTIKVVDVNAELNKEKQFAMIEHTIYIQPYADKNPQFTNSGWTSSNPVIYHKIKEEQPIGSTVVVLMAEDPVSGHLVSNFKVINSETGLLQVDPLSGQVVLTKHLDYEDLTTPNLTVTVKATSNDGSRHSTAKIIIEVMNINDNPPIFEKELYKVSVLESVKYPELIVSVKAHDADAVLTDEDKTKGYSDIRYTLRGDNSDLFKIDNVTGSIQVAENKTLDRERQSVLRLEIEAADIPSGGADRLKTTAAILIDVLDVDDNSPEFEKKVYTAVVPENVPIGISVVNVTASDPDEGLGGEIRYDFLDEGEANGLFIIDAITGEITTHKDLTGRGRTDPYRLLVGATDGGGHTGDTSLSLYIGDVSANDGVPRFIRPAAGEILSVSENATIGSAVFQVVASDPDDPTQPSGQLYYSIQPSNPDAKSFAVDPHSGLITTRQSLDRERKSSYTLVLLVTDRGQPPQQSTRIVTVLVTDVDDHKPHFGRNLDDPPLLMTVKEEVPIGTVIGQLEAIDEDIDDNAAIDYAITAGNEYELLRLERTNNSKALIIAAARLDREMVSKQLITIKCFKYGTTPRLTKSYNRLDPSETQVLVKIIDIDDHLPEFESANITVGVRLNVPIDTLIASVKATDKDPDAKPIHYSIVNMTFISPIKGKSLNNITEVIVLNNMTGDLKIMKNLIHYADGIFRILVRANNSNDQERFTDILVEVVVVRERDLLRLVMIGGTKQKYAALRDRMTAALAQKGLRMQLHDSNNAFYANPGPCFQFRKVESGEALTPKAMKATIRALGTEFQEILENFNVQNITSCGVSRTKYSPAQHALLALAGVLPFAAFIATLVLCCMHSSAKRRAREALLISREPPPVAASQISVPTRLYAEPLYTT
- the LOC113495337 gene encoding cadherin-23 isoform X2, which encodes MAEIIFQRRKIATVLSDPNPLIILLVLSLLQSCWSQVINSAPHFIPQTGDMSQFSLSEDTPVGTPVYHLKGVDPENGQLRYSISGQYFSVDSLTGVVTLAKTLDREEQAFLEVIISITDEGIANTEPNTVSLRRVIPVKDVNDNPPVFHNRPYIVNISEATPVGTEIEVNPKINVTDLDEGENARIRVKCTTKEKGSDFEACATFRVVTDMITPNEYQVRLFLNQPLDFESRSAYIISLEATDASDRPLRALASVAASIWDVQDQPPAFVNAPFSATVPENTPPGTSIMEIIAKDGDTANLRPVLLTLEGDSEQYFKLLPDRPLGRAVLVASDNPIDRESDVVMQNGGVYNFFVKATELINNEVPSDYTVTTITIIVTDVDDHVPKFNKDVFDISIPENIENGSPVPGLSIYVEDNDIGKNSKYDLYLRNVFNSEDVFSISTDHGEGRTPISIKVKDSSKLDYEVDDENLRLFSFDIVTAANGLELSSARVNIKLLDMNDNSPIFEEATYKFNVPENATIGTKIGDVFATDRDYGIFGEIEYTLTGFGSNMFKTDKSKGGIYVQQILDYEKQKSYSLTIFAKDGGGKGSTASIFVEVLDVNDNAPIFEASEYSRTIRDGATTFEPQFVVRATDADGPTQGDGLIKYTLESDNSISRKGNVFTIDEETGEISIIDKVDSMDTPRGQYELVVRATDYGIPSLHNETRVYIRVGVPGNQRPTFKGNYHHYKYTVSQHSPETTEDFTFDLNPMNYKANIREDAKPGQNVTMVVANDPDGLDDLLTYHIVSGSRDNFVINEKTGLITVSSDANLDRDINPDRYEIIVSAVDSGMPIPETATTTVFVTIQDVNDKPPKFNVTESTTHISEKAKLGDIVTQIVAYDTDVNAKLQYSIMEPIKALSKAGVQLKPNSPFDYTHMFRINEDTGEVIVNGTLDYSQASIAILTIKVVDVNAELNKEKQFAMIEHTIYIQPYADKNPQFTNSGWTSSNPVIYHKIKEEQPIGSTVVVLMAEDPVSGHLVSNFKVINSETGLLQVDPLSGQVVLTKHLDYEDLTTPNLTVTVKATSNDGSRHSTAKIIIEVMNINDNPPIFEKELYKVSVLESVKYPELIVSVKAHDADAVLTDEDKTKGYSDIRYTLRGDNSDLFKIDNVTGSIQVAENKTLDRERQSVLRLEIEAADIPSGGADRLKTTAAILIDVLDVDDNSPEFEKKVYTAVVPENVPIGISVVNVTASDPDEGLGGEIRYDFLDEGEANGLFIIDAITGEITTHKDLTGRGRTDPYRLLVGATDGGGHTGDTSLSLYIGDVSANDGVPRFIRPAAGEILSVSENATIGSAVFQVVASDPDDPTQPSGQLYYSIQPSNPDAKSFAVDPHSGLITTRQSLDRERKSSYTLVLLVTDRGQPPQQSTRIVTVLVTDVDDHKPHFGRNLDDPPLLMTVKEEVPIGTVIGQLEAIDEDIDDNAAIDYAITAGNEYELLRLERTNNSKALIIAAARLDREMVSKQLITIKCFKYGTTPRLTKSYNRLDPSETQVLVKIIDIDDHLPEFESANITVGVRLNVPIDTLIASVKATDKDPDAKPIHYSIVNMTFISPIKGKSLNNITEVIVLNNMTGDLKIMKNLIHYADGIFRILVRANNSNDQERFTDILVEVVVVRERDLLRLVMIGGTKQKYAALRDRMTAALAQKGLRMQLHDSNNAFYANPGPCFQFRKVESGEALTPKAMKATIRALGTEFQEILENFNVQNITSCGVSRTKYSPAQHALLALAGVLPFAAFIATLVLCCMHSSAKRRAREALLISREPPPVAASQISVPTRLYAEPLYTT